The genomic region AATAAAGCAAAGATCAAAACACCTGATCGCGAGGTGACGTTATGACACAGATAAAGCGTATTCCTTGGCTTGTTTGGGTGTGTATCGGATATATAGTGTGTATTGTTCTTGCCCAATTTGGGGTGTCTGAAGGACGTGCATTTGAAGTGCATTTAGGTGATACATTATTGCCAATCAGTGCTGAACATTGGTTAGGTACAGATGATTACGGAAGAGACTTGTTTTCACGTATCGTCATGGGTGCGCGTGATACATTGCTTGTGAGTTTATTAACACTTCTCGTCACTGTTCTCATCGGAGTGCCTATCGGTTTAGTAGCAGGCTATTTCAAAGGATATATAGATCGCATGATTATGCGCATAGTTGATATCGGTCTAAGTATTCCAGAGTTTGTTTTGATGATTGCGATGGCTAGCTTTTTAAAGCCAAGTATTTGGAATTTAGTAATCGCGATGACACTTTTGCGATGGATGACATATGCGCGTATGACTCGTACGATTGCTGGGGGTGTCCGTGACATGGACTACATTCGAATGGCTAAAATGTTCAAAGTACCGACACCTATCATTATGATTCGTCATGTTGTACCACATATTTTGCCATCGCTTCTCGTTATAATGACTGTTGATTTTGGCAAGATTATTTTATATATATCCTCGCTATCATTTTTAGGACTAGGTGCACAACCCCCATCACCAGAGTGGGGCGCAATGCTGAATGCAGGACGTAGCTTTATGACAACACATCCTGTCATGTTAATTGCGCCAGCTGTGATGATTACAGTGACCATTTTGATATTCCAACTAACAGGCGATACATTGCGCGATCATTTTATGAAAGAGGGGCGTGAGCTTCATGAATAAGCTACTTGAGATACAAGACTTAACTGTCCGTCATGTGTCTCATACACTTGTTGACCATATTCATCTCAATCTTTATGAAGAAAAGGTTAATGTTTTGATTGGTGAAAGTGGTTCTGGCAAAAGTATGACAGCTAAAGCGATATTGAATGCGGTGCCAAAAGGGATTGATGTAACGATGGATAGTATGATATTCAAAGGTGAAAGGGTACAGTCAATCCAATCTCACCTTGGTCGAAATATTGGTTATATCTCACAAGATTATACACATAGTTTTAATGCGCATATGACTATCGGGAAGCAACTAATTGCGATTTATCGGCAGCATTTTAACGTATCTAAGGCAGAAGCTTACCAAAAAGTGTTACGTGCACTAAAATGGGTAGACTTGCATCATATTGATATGATGAAGCGTTATCGTTTTTCATTGTCAGGAGGTCAGCTTGAACGAGTGCTTATAGCGAGCGTGATGATGTTAAATCCCTCATTGATTATTGCGGATGAACCGACAGCATCACTTGATGTCGTAACGGGACATCATATTATGTCATTGTTGCAGCATTTAGCAGATGCGCATGGGGTGACGTTGTTCATCATTACACATAATCTGTCACACGTCCAACGATTTAGTGACTACATCAATGTGATGAGAGAAGGACGCATGATTGATCAAGGGACAAAAGCGTATTTTGAAAATAATCATGTCAGTGCATATACGAAGCAACTCTTTCAACGTCGAAGTCAGCTCAAACGTGGTGATTATCATGCTTAAAGTTGAAGCGGTAGGTTTTTCTTATGGACAGAATCTCATATTAAATCAAATCACCTTTGATGTTATGCCTGGGGAAATTGTCGGTATTGTCGGTATAAGTGGTTCAGGTAAATCAACATTAGGCCGTTTGATTTTACAAGAAATGGCACCTAACCAAGGACGAATAGCGTCTACATACGAATCAGTACTTCCTATTTTTCAACATGCGACGTATGCATTTAATCCAAAGTTAACGATACAAGCTTCGTTAAATGAGGCTGCTCAGTATCAACAGCAAACAGAAAAAGAGATCAAAGCTTATCGTGATGAGTTGATGAGTCAAATGGAATTACCCAAACATCTTTTATCGCATTACCCGAGTGATGTCAGTGGTGGGCAGCTTCAACGGTTTAATGTCATACGGACGTTAATGTTAAAACCGGACCTACTTATTTGTGATGAAGTGACAGCCAATTTAGACGTTGTTGCAGAAGCTAAAATGGCGCATCAATTAAAACGTTATGCAGAAGAAGCGGGTAAAGCAATGATTATCATTTCGCATGATATTGCTTTTTTGCAAGGCATTGTCAATCGCATCATCGTCTTGCATGAAGGGCAGTTGGTAGATGACTTCCCGATTTCAGAGTTGTTTGAGACGTCAAGACATCCAGCAACACAAGATTTGTTACGAATTTATACAGATATGATGTCGGTATAATGGTTGCGCTACGTTGGCATCATCAGTTTATGATTATAAATAGAAAGAGCTATGAAAAATGTATGATTAGCATTTTTCATAGCTCTTTTGCGTGGCGTTATATTTAATGTTGAGTCTCAATATAGTTGTGAATTATGTCCCCAATATACTTTGAAGCTTGTCCATTCTCAGTAGTACAAAAACGTTCGTAAAAGCGATCGATTTTGGGTTGATACTGTTGTTGCAATAGATCTAAGTCTTTCAGTCCATGAATAAGAGAGGACGCATCAGTGTAGATTGGACCGGGTAAATCTTCATGATAATCAATGTAAAAGCCACGCAAATCATTTGCATACTTGTTGATATCATATGCAAAGAAAAGTTGTGGGCGCTTTAATATACCATAATCAAACATAACAGAAGAGTAATCTGTAATTAAACAATCACTCATCAAATAGAGTTCAGAAACATTCTGATAGTTTGACACATCATATGCAAACCCTTCATATCCAGAAAGATCTAGCTGATTGGCAATAAGATAATGCATGCGCAATAAGACAACTGTATTTTTGCCTAGTGCTTGCTGCATCTGTGCTAAATCAATTTTTAGATCGAATGTATAAGCATCAGCTTCGATATATTCATCGTCTCGCCATGTCGGTGCATATAGCACAACACGTTTATGTGAAGGGATACCTAATGATGATTTAAGTGATTGAATATAATCTGCATCATCTTGATGATTCACTAAAATATCATTTCTAGGGTAGCCAATCTCTAAAATTTGATCACGTTGCATCCAAAATGCCGATTGAAAGATGTCTGTCGAATACGCATTAGGCGAAATGAGAAAGTCCCACCGTTGTGTCGCGCGATAAAAATTGCGCTTATATTTTGGCGTTGTGGTATTGGGCAAACGGACTTGTTTCATATCATTGGCTAAACGTTTCAGTGGTGTGCCATGCCATGTTTGAATATAAAGTTGATTCGGTTTCTTTTTCAAATAGAGTGGTAATCTAGCGTTAGTGACCCAAACTTGCGCAGTTTTGAAAAGATTGTAATACGCTTTACTGCCTTTTTTAATGACATGTACATCATCAGGTAATGATGGGTGATTGACGTCTTGTAGAATCCAATAATAATGATAATCAGGATAGTGTGTCTTCATATAGTCATAAATAGCTTGAGGACTGTCATTAAATGATTTACCACCAAAGGATTCAAAAAGCACCGTTTTAGGTTTCACTGCACGTGTTGAGTTATATAACATATACTTCGAATAATGTTTACTCGGCTTATTCAAAGCAATATTTTTTAATAAGCGACTACGATAACGATATTTATTTAAAAACCATGCCAAAGGTACATACTGCCACTTTAAAGAGAGAAGCTCTAACTTAAAGAGTAACTTTTGACGATAGTTCATAACAGGCTTTAATAAAGGAATGATTTGAGATAGGACCTCATGAAATGCCTGATAACGAGCCTTAATATCACGATGACTAGGGTCAAATGCTTTATAAATCTTGTCAAGCATCTCTTGTAAGATGACATGGCGCACTGCATCATTATTTGATCGTGCTAACGCATCGTAAAAAGCAGCAATATAATCAGAAAAAGTCTCATCAAATTGACGTGCAGTTAACTTTGAACCGTAGAAAGGGTCGAATACTTCCCCTTTATAGTAAAATGCAATACCACTTAGTTTAGTCGCAGTATGAGTTAAATTTATATAATCAATGAGGAATGACCAGTCTACATAAATCGATAAATCTGTATTAAAAGCTAAGCCGTACTCTTGTATGATAGATGTCTTGAAGATGATATTACTGATGGCCCGATGCTTAAGTAAAGGTGCAACCCTCTCATCGTCTGTTAAATGATCGTATGTTAACGTTGTAGCGTCAAAACGAGTAGATGGCTCAACTGTAAAAGGTGAGATAGGCGCGAATAATATATCTTCATGAGCAAGTGCTGATAAATAAGTTTCAATTGTATATGGCGATAAAGTATCATCAGCATCTAAAAACATCAGATAAGGTGTTTCAACGTGAGACATGCCAATATTTCGAGCATGAGCATGTCCATGATTTTGGTCAAGTGTAATCACGCGTACCGATTTATGATAGTGCTCAAGTGATGTCATTAATAAACGTTCGCTTTCATCAGTTGACCCGTCATTAACAACAATCACTTCAAAATCTTGAGACGTTTGGTGTATGACAGATGTCACACACGACTCAATATAATCAGCCGCATTATACATTGGTATAATAATCGTTAATGGATGTGTCATAAAATAACCTCTTAATTTTTTTATTATGCTCCCTATTATAGTAAAGAAACCGACATGTTAAAAATAAAATAGTAAAGAAACCGACATGTTAAAAATAAAAATTAACATGTCGGTAAAAATTAACCTTCATTTTTTTTGATTTCTTGATAAATCATATCTCCAATGAATTTGGAAGCTTTACCATTTTCAATAGAGCAAAAACGATTATAAAAAGTGTCTATATTTTTTTTGTAATCTTTCTTGATTTGGTCAATATTTTTTAGTCCAGCTATCAATTCTACTGGATCTGTATATATAGGACCAGGTAAGTCGTTATGATAATCAATATAGAAGCCACGTAAATTTTTATCGTATTTTTCAATGTCATATGCAAAGAAAAATTGAGGTCTTTTGAGTATACCATAGTCAAACATTACCGAAGAATAGTCAGTAATTAAACAATCACTTATTAAATATAACTCTGAAATATCGCTATAGTTTGACACATCATATGCGAAATCTTCATATCCATTCAAGTCTAAGGCATTTGCGATAAGATAATGCATTCGTAGAAGAATAACGTATTCGTCTCCTAGCTCCTTCTTAAGTCTTGGTAAATCGATTTTGAGATCAAAAGTATATTTGCCTTTTTTTATAAATTCATCATCTCGCCAAGTGGGAGCATACATGATTATCTTTTTATTTAGAGGAATATTTAAGTCTTCACGTATATTTGCTTTTAATTTTTCATCATTTGATTTTTTAACTAAAATATCATTACGAGGATAACCAATTTCTAAAATATCGTCTGTTGACATCCAAAAAGCAGTTCTAAAAATTTCTGTAGAATAATGGTTTGGAGAAATTAAGTAATCCCAACGTGATGCTTCAGCGTGAAAATTTTTCTTATATAAAGACGTCGTGGTACCAGGCATACGAACAACCTTCATATCATTAGCTAAGCGTTTTAATGGTGTGCCATGCCATGTTTGGATATATATTTGATTAGGTTTTTTATTTAAATATAAAGGTAATCGTGCATTTGTTACCCAAAACTTAGCTTCTGAATAAGCTTTATAATACGCATCAGTTTCTTTTTTGACTTTTACAACTGAGTGTGGAGAATCATTATTTTCAGGATCTTTAAAAATCCACTTATATTTTAATTCTGGATAAGTATCTTTCATATATTCGTAAATATATTTAGGGCTATCACTGTAATTTTTACCACCAAATGATTCAAATACAATAGTTTTATTATCAACATTTTGCTCTTTATCAGATAAAAAGTATTTAGAACGTGAGTAGCCTTTTTGTCTAAGCAATATACGTTTGATATGACGAGTAATAAACCTTAATTTATTAATCTTGCTAGCTAGCTTGGGACGTTTAATCATCAGAGCAAACATTTCAAAAGCAAATAAAATTTTCTTTTCTTTAACTATAGATATTCCTAATTTACGTGAAACGTAATGCAGTTGGTGTTTATGAGTTTCATAACGCGAAGGTGTTGCTTTTAAATTAGGGGTAAACTCTGTATGTAATTTTTCTAACATTTTTTTCTTTATAAAGTAACGGACATTTGAATCCTTAACTCGAGATAAAGAATCGATAAAACTTTTTGCATAGTCTTCAAATAATATGTCAAAATTTTGTTCTGATAAAGTATTGGTTTCAAAAGGATCATAAACTTCCCCTTTGAAATAAAATGGGAATTTAGTTATTCGAACAAATTCATTTGCATATTGCATGTATTCCAATATAAATGACCAGTCTGAATAAACTTTAAGGTTTTCATTAAATTTAATATTATGTCCTTTTACGATACCTGTTTTAAATACAATATTACATACAGTATTTTTTCGTAAAAAGGAATTGGCGTTATTTTTTATATTGTAATAATGGATTTGTACTTTATTTTTATCAACATATTGTGGTATTTGTAAACTAAAATCATGAACTGGAGCAATTAGTGCATCTAAACCATTCAAATGTTTTAAATAGAAATTGATAGCATATGTTGTAAGTTTGTCATCAGAATCTACAAACATGAAATATGGCGTTTTAACATTTGCAATACCAACATTACGTGCATACGCATGTCCATGATTATTAGCTAAATATATATATTTTACATCTTTTTTATAATCTTTTAGTGCTTCATCTAGTAATATTTTACTATCGTCTGTAGAACCATCATTGACGATTATTAAATCGAAATTTTGGTTTCGCTGTCTTTTTATATGGTCTATGCAATCGCTAATGTATTCTTCTGAATTATAAAGTGTTACTATTATCGATAGTTTATTCATACAAATCTTCCTTTTCAAATTTCTTTTATCATAGGGTATTATAGCATTTCCAAATAAGGTAAAATAGTAATATCCATAAATAAATTATTATAACTATTTAAGAAACTTAGTATAGCGAGACATTAGAACTTTTTATATAGGAAAGAGGAATTAAATGATTTACACAGTGGCTTCAGTATTAGCAAAGGAACATGGCGGTAGAACTAAATCATTACTAAATAGAATCAAATTATACAGGGAAGAATTAGGGATTGAGCAAGTTATTTTAACAACAAATTACAATGCGAACTATAACAGTGTTTATAATTTATATAAGGAAAAAGAAGTTATAAGTACTGATCAAAAGATAGTAAATATTTACGATTGGTTATCCAATTATAATTTACTTAAAGATAAGAAAAACAAAGTCTTCAAACGGCGTATAAAAGAGCAAGATTTACCTATTGAAAATTATTATTTGAGATCAGATGCAGAAAAAAATTGTATAAGATATTATGATATAAAGACTGACAATTATCTTATGTATCGCAATTACTACAAGGGAACGGATATTGCAAAATTTGACGATTTTTTTACTAGTGGTGTTCGTCATAAGATTGAAAGATGGGAATATAATGATAGCGGTATTTTGCATAGAATAACTAATTATAGTCGTAAGTATAACACTAAACTTGTAGAAAAGTATTATGATTTAAATGGGCGTCTATATTGTAAAAAATTTTATGATAATACGCCAGAAGCTAAACTTAATATGATATTAATATATGAAAATGAAGTCCCATCTTTTAGTTTTTCTAATGAAAAAGACCTATTTACTCATTTTTTTAATGCCTTTTTCTTACCTGGCGATATCATTTTTAATGATGCTAGATTACTTGATAAATCATTAATAAATTGTAAAATTGATATTAAACCAATATTAGTTTTCCATAGTTCACATTTAGAAGGAAATAATACTAAAAACTCTTACAAATTAGCTTTAAGTAACTCGGAAAAAGTGTATAAGTATTATTTATTAACAAACCATCAAAAAGAAGATATACAAAACGTGTACAATATCGGGGATGAAAAATTCGCAGTAATTCCACATTTCATTAAGCCTTCAATAACTACGAGAAATAGAAAAAATCAATTTGTTTTTATGGGAAGATTTAGTCCAGAAAAGCAAATTGATCACATTATTGAAAGTTTTTATAAATATGTAGAAAAAGGTTATCTGTTTAATCTAATGTTATTCGGTGGGAAACCGGGAAAAGAACGAGAAAAAATTGAGAAGTTAATCAAAGAATATAACTTAGAAGAAAGAGTGACAATCAAAGAATTCACTAATAATCCAAGTGAGGTTTTTGCTGAATCAAGGGCATCTTTAGTGACAAGTAAGTATGAAGGATTTCCGCTTAGTATTATGGAAAGTATTAATGAAGGGTGTCCCGTTATCTCATATGATATAAGGTATGGTCCAAGAGAAATCATAGAAGACAATAAAAATGGAATACTAGTTGAGAAAGATAATATTAAAGAATTTTCAGAAGCTATGATGAAAATTACAGATAACCCGTTAGAAGATGTTGAAACTAAAGAAAATATTAAATACCAATCAGCTATAGCAAATTTTAAAAAATTAATTAAGGATTAAAATGGGAGATGGAAAAGTGAAGGTACTTATAACAGGTGGTGCAGGTTTTATAGGATCAAATTTAGCAAAATACTTTTTTGATAAAGGAGAAGAAGTGTTTGTTCTAGATAACCTTTCGACGGGACATTTAGAAAATATTAGTTTTTTAGACAAGAGTTATTTTTTTAAAGGTGATATTACAGATACAAAATTCGTAGAAGAAGTATTTGATAATCATCATTTTGATATAGTGGTTCATCTAGCAGCTGTTGTAAGCGTTGTAGATACTGTTAATGATCCAATAACATCACAGAAAGTAAATATACAGGGAACACTCGATATTTTGAAGATAATAAAAGAAAAAAATGAAAATATCAAGCGTTTTTTATTTGCTTCTTCTGCTGCTGTTTATGGGAATACATCTGATTTACCTAAAAAAATGGACTCTTTAATTTCTCCTGAGTCACCTTATGCAATAGAAAAATTTAGTGGAGAGCAGTATACTAAGTTGTTTTATAAATTATATGGAATACCCACTACAGCTTTAAGGTTTTTCAATATATATGGTCCTAAGCAAGATCCAAATTCTCAGTATTCAGGAGTTATCTCTATCATGATGGATTGTTTTGAAAACAATAAAACGTTTACTTTTTATGGTGATGGCGAACAATCTAGAGACTTCGTTTATATAACAGATTTAATAAAATCAATAGAATTGATTTTATCCGATTCTGATAGTATAGGTAGAATTTATAATGTAGGTACAGGAAATAGTACATCATTGAATGAAGTCTTTAATGCATTTTGTAAAATTTATGAAAAAAGAATACCTGTTGAATATGAAGATTTTAGGAATGGTGATGTAAAACATTCTCTTGCAGATATTTTGCCATTAAAGAAAATAGGGTATGAGCCGGAATACGATATTAATAAAGGATTAGAGGAATATTTCAAAGTGTTAAACCAATAACAATATAATTAGATGTTTAAATAAATCGATGTTTCTAAATTTGATATATACTAAGGCGCTATGTCCAATAAGATTGGCGAACCAATACGTAGAGATTAAGTAGCATAAAGTTACTTAATCTCTTTTTTGAATTAGCTGTAAAAGGTTTGTACATAAAATGAAGATATCCTATTTAGGACTGATGATTTACTCACCAGTCCTAAATGGTACAGAAAGCATTTAATATTGTTAAAAGATAAAGTGTCAGTTAATTTTCAAAATAACGCCACTGCTTTTCTTATATACTATTTCTTTTTACCAACTTCATGATGAGCGGGTAAAAGAGTGCAAGCACTGTCATGATTGTTAATACGATAGAGATAGGTGAACCAAAGAAAATATCTGGTACATTATAATTGTTCGTTATTAAGCTTTTTCGAAAGTTTTGTTCCATATCTGATCCGACGATTGTTGCTAATATTAAGGGTGCTATTGGGAAGTCGAGTAGCTTTAGTAAAAGTCCAATAATACCGAATATAAGTAAAATATAGAAATCAATAACACTATATCCTAAAGTGTATGTACCTAAAAATGCTAAAACGAGAATGATTGGATATAATGTTTTTGGTGGTGTTTTCAAAATTTTCAATAGTACCCCGATTAATGCAATGTTTAAAATAACAAGAAAAATATTTCCGATAAACATACTATTTACAAGAGTCCATACCATTTCAGGATCTTTATCAAATAAAAGAGGGCCAGGTTGTAAACCGAGCATAATGACAGCACCAAGTATCACAGCTGTTGTTCCTGATCCGGGTATTCCCATTGTTAGTAATGGTATTAATGAGCCGACTGAAGCAGCATTATTCGAAGCTTCAGGTGCTGCAACGCCTTCGATAGCGCCTTTACCGAATTTTTTACTGTTTTTTGAAACTTGTTTTTCAATAGAATAACTTAAAAGAGAGGCTACAGAACCGCCAGCTCCAGGCAGTACCCCAATGAGAAAACCAAGAGGACTTTGTCTAAGCATTGTCCAGCGTGTCCGTTTCCAGTCTTCTTTAGTTAGTTTCATGGAACCTAAATCACTACTAGGTGGTTTGAGTGCATCCAAATGCATATAGTTATAAAAAACTTCCGCTACAGCATAAATACCTATAATAATGACTAAAAAATCTATACCTTCACTTAAGTGTGTAGCGCCATATGTAAATCGATAGACACTAGTTTGTAAATCTACGCCTATGGTACTTATCATTAACCCAAGAGACATAGCTATAAATCCTTTAACCATCTTCCCTAAAGATAATGTGACAATCATTGAAAGCGTAAATAAAAATAAGACAAAGTATTCTCGTGGTCCAAAGTTTAAAGCAAAATTAGAAAGAGGTTTAGCTAAAATGATAAATCCAACGACGGCAAAGAGTCCACCAATCAATGAAGCAATAGCAGAAATGGACAAAGCTTTCCCGGCTTGATTATTTTTAGTCATAGGATAACCATCAAATGTAGCGGCAATTGCTGAACCGTCTCCTGGTGTATTTAAAAGTATAGAACTACGAGAGCCACCGTACATAGCCCCATAATAAATTGAAATCATGAGTACAAGAGCACTGACAGGATCCATCCCAAATGTAACGGGAATTAACACAGCAACAGCAGTAGCAGGACCCAATCCTGGTAGCATTCCAACAACTGTACCTAAAAACCCTCCAATTAATATCCAAAGTAAATTCATCGGATGAAATGCTGTTGTCAATCCTTCCCAAAAGCTATTTATATCAATACCCATATTTATCCCCCCTTATGGTAAGCTGACATTCAATAGTACTGAAAATGTGTACCATGCGACTCCAGAAAATATGATGGCGACCAAAACATTTTTTAACCAATGTTTAATCCCATTAATTAAAAACATGATGGAGCCTAAAAATAAAATAGTAGATATTAGAAAACCTATCCTTTCAAAAATAAGCGCATAAACTAAAATCATCAGACAAGTGGCAAGGATACGCTTCAATACGATTCCTGAAAATAATACTTTGAGAGATTCAAATGTTTGATCGTTTTGGCGTAATTCTTGAAAAAAATAAATAAGGCTCATGATGATCAGGATAGTAGCAATTAAGACAGGAAAGAATTTAGGACTATGTGGATGTCCTATATGTGAAATTTGAACATTAAGCGATAGAATAAAATAAATAATACCAATCGATAACATAACAATTGGTGCAATGAGTCTTACCATTAAACAACCTCCTTTTAAAATCCTGCGTCTTGAATAAGTTGCTTGTATTGTTCTTGTTGTTTGTCTAAAAAGGCTTTTGAATCTTTGCTATCTTTATAAAAATCGTCCCAGTCGTTGTTTTCCCTTATTGTTTCCCATTGTTTGCTATCGACGACTTTCTTAATTGTTTCGTCCCAGTATTGAATTTCAGCATGAGTCATATCTGATGGGCCCATGATACCGCGCCAATGAGGAAATACAATATCGAGACCTTGTTCTTTCCAAGTAGGAACATCTTCAAGACCTTTAATTCTTTCATCTGAGGTTGTAGCAAGAATTTTTAATTTGCCGACTTGATGTTGTTCTTTGACTTCGGATACTGCAGTTGAAGCAATATCGACATGTCCACCGAGAAGTGCAGTTTGTAAATCACCGCCACTTTTGTAGACGAGAAAATCAAGATTTTGGACATCTACGCCATATGATTGAGCTGCTTTGACGAATGCTAAGTGGTCATTGTTGCCTAGACCGGGTGCGACGCCAATCGTAAGTGATTTGGGATTGTCTTTGAGTTTTTCCATAACTTCCTTACCAGACTGGAGATTCGACTTTTTCGAAGCAGATAAACTAATCCATTCAGTAGCCAAAATAGCTATCGGTGTAAAGCTGTCATTGTTTAAATCACTAAGGCCTAGTTCATGGTTTGACAACAATAAACTTGAGTTAATAGCTATGGAAGTTGAAGGACGTGATGCCAAATACTGCCAGCCTATTTCGCCGCCACCACCAGGTTTATTGACTACCGTGATATTTTGATCTGTTAAATTTTCATCTTGCATTATTTTTTGAATAGCACGAGCTGTTGTGTCCCATCCGCCCCCAGGAGAAGCGGGAGCAATAATTTCAATATTTTGATCTGGAAAGCTTGATTTTGAATGAGATGACTGATTTGGACTGCATGAAACTAACACAAAAACCCCAATAAAAATCATAATCATTAATCGCCTCACAAATATACCCCCTTTATTGTTTGACAATTAAAAATATTTTAACATATAAATTAAGCGTTTTCATGAAATAAGTGCAAAAAAACTTTATATTATAGTTAGTCCAAAAGATAAATAGGGTATGTCACGTTTTGAATGGGGAATGTAGCAAAAGATGAAAAAAGAGCTGGTGCTGAGAGGGGGAATAAAAATGAGGGATTCATACAAAAATCTGATATCCAGACCTTTGTTTTAATCCCTCAATAGAAGTTATTCTATCCACTTTACGACGTCATCTTGAGGGCGACGTGTTTTTTCGCGCTTAGGATCTTCCTCGCGATAGCCGAATGCGACCATGACAGAGGGCTCGAATACCGAACGATCAAAGTATCCTTTGTCGCTTAAGAGTTGTGCGACCTCCTGGTATTGAAATCCCTCAATCGGACATGAATCGATACCTAACATAGCAGCTGTGGTCATCATGTTAGCTAGTGGAATATAGGTTTGTTTACTTGCCCAATCCCATAAGGCGCGTTCACTTTCATATAAGTTTAAGTTATCACCTTGGAATGCTGTTGTACGTGTCATCATTTGCTCGATGACATCTTCAGGCATTTGCTTTGTATCCTTTAGTAGTTGGTGAACGTATTCGTTACCTGGACGTACATTCTTACGTGCAAGGATTAAAATGAAATGACTGGCAGTATCCAGTTGACCTTGTGCGCCCCAGCTGATTGGTTTTAATGCGTCACGTACGTCTTTATTTTGAATCACTAAAAATTGCCACGGCTCAAATCCTAGAGAGCTTGGCGATAAGCGACCTGCTTCTAAAATGGTTTGGAAGTCTTCGTTGGTAATTTTTTGGTTTGCATCAAAGCGTTTTGTCGCAAAGCGATAGTTAAATGCATCAAGTATGAATTGATGTTTATGCTCCATACGATAACCACTCCTCTATTATCATTGATTTACGATTCTATTATAAGTGAGTTGTTTTCCGTTTGAAAATATTGTGATTTGATATCATGATAATGTATAGGGTGTATCCTTTTGAGGTATACATAAAGAGATAGAATAAGAGAGGAGTCAGTCATATGCATGAGCAATGGTATCAACAGTTGCCACTTGAAGGTATTCAAAATGTGCGACCTGTGAGCGGTGGCGATGTGAATGAAGCGTATCGCATTGAGACAACTACGGATACGTATTTTTTACTGGTTCAGCCTAATCGTACGGAAGATTTTTATGATGCAGAAATCGCAGGTCTTAAAGCTT from Staphylococcus felis harbors:
- a CDS encoding tripartite tricarboxylate transporter TctB family protein; this encodes MVRLIAPIVMLSIGIIYFILSLNVQISHIGHPHSPKFFPVLIATILIIMSLIYFFQELRQNDQTFESLKVLFSGIVLKRILATCLMILVYALIFERIGFLISTILFLGSIMFLINGIKHWLKNVLVAIIFSGVAWYTFSVLLNVSLP
- a CDS encoding tripartite tricarboxylate transporter permease, giving the protein MGIDINSFWEGLTTAFHPMNLLWILIGGFLGTVVGMLPGLGPATAVAVLIPVTFGMDPVSALVLMISIYYGAMYGGSRSSILLNTPGDGSAIAATFDGYPMTKNNQAGKALSISAIASLIGGLFAVVGFIILAKPLSNFALNFGPREYFVLFLFTLSMIVTLSLGKMVKGFIAMSLGLMISTIGVDLQTSVYRFTYGATHLSEGIDFLVIIIGIYAVAEVFYNYMHLDALKPPSSDLGSMKLTKEDWKRTRWTMLRQSPLGFLIGVLPGAGGSVASLLSYSIEKQVSKNSKKFGKGAIEGVAAPEASNNAASVGSLIPLLTMGIPGSGTTAVILGAVIMLGLQPGPLLFDKDPEMVWTLVNSMFIGNIFLVILNIALIGVLLKILKTPPKTLYPIILVLAFLGTYTLGYSVIDFYILLIFGIIGLLLKLLDFPIAPLILATIVGSDMEQNFRKSLITNNYNVPDIFFGSPISIVLTIMTVLALFYPLIMKLVKRNSI
- a CDS encoding tripartite tricarboxylate transporter substrate binding protein, whose amino-acid sequence is MIFIGVFVLVSCSPNQSSHSKSSFPDQNIEIIAPASPGGGWDTTARAIQKIMQDENLTDQNITVVNKPGGGGEIGWQYLASRPSTSIAINSSLLLSNHELGLSDLNNDSFTPIAILATEWISLSASKKSNLQSGKEVMEKLKDNPKSLTIGVAPGLGNNDHLAFVKAAQSYGVDVQNLDFLVYKSGGDLQTALLGGHVDIASTAVSEVKEQHQVGKLKILATTSDERIKGLEDVPTWKEQGLDIVFPHWRGIMGPSDMTHAEIQYWDETIKKVVDSKQWETIRENNDWDDFYKDSKDSKAFLDKQQEQYKQLIQDAGF
- a CDS encoding NAD(P)H-dependent oxidoreductase, producing MEHKHQFILDAFNYRFATKRFDANQKITNEDFQTILEAGRLSPSSLGFEPWQFLVIQNKDVRDALKPISWGAQGQLDTASHFILILARKNVRPGNEYVHQLLKDTKQMPEDVIEQMMTRTTAFQGDNLNLYESERALWDWASKQTYIPLANMMTTAAMLGIDSCPIEGFQYQEVAQLLSDKGYFDRSVFEPSVMVAFGYREEDPKREKTRRPQDDVVKWIE